The window GGAGTGAGCACCCCCTTCACACGTGTGCGCACGAGCttacacgtgcacatgtgtgcactgtgtgggcgtgcatacacacacacacgcacgcacgcacatggtAGACACAACACAAATACATAGGGCCATGTCTCCAGGACCCCAGAGCACAGGCTATATACTATCCTCGGCATCCAGGGCCCAGCCGGCACCTGAAGCTGGGGACGGGCCTGAAGACCAGGCCGTGGCCAAACGCCTCGGCCTTCCTCTCTTGGGCCCCAAAAAGGGGGGCTAGGGAAGGGGTGGCTTCTCTCCACTCCAGGCACtgccttaaagaaaacggagGGCTGCGCCCACCTGGCGGCCTCTGGAGGGAGCGGCCTCTCTGGCTCTTGAGCTTTCCCCCACTTCTTTAGTATCAGCAAATCAGGAAAGAAAGAGGCAAAGCAGGGAAATGGCTCCCAGAGCTCCCACCCCCAAGCTGGACTCGTGGAGGTGGGGCTGGTACTTCCTAGAAATGGGGCCCAGTAGAGTTCCGGTACCCCTCCCTGGCTGAGCCTTCAGGGTTCTCCCCTCACCCATGGCAGGGGTCCAGGCTGGGCATTGTGCATAAAGAGGTGGGGGCATGATGGGAACCCAGGCCTTGGCCCTTGGAGCTCCTTCGGACCCACTCAGGCTTTCAGCTGGTGCCATTGCGCCACAGGCTGCCGGGGGCGAGCAATCATGTCCTTCCAGTGCTTGACTTCACCTGGGCCGCTTTTCCACGACAGGTAGATCTGGGGAAGAAGAGGATCCATTATGGCAGGCTCTGAGGCTTGGGCCCTGTCCCACAGTAACAGCCTGTACCGCAGAGGCCGCCCCTTTCCCTCCTTGCCAGCCTGACCTAGATTCCTGCCTGTACTACCCCTCAGGGGCCTGGGCATGCCTGGCCCTTTGACATCAGATTGCAACCTGTTTTGCAGTGAAGGTCAGGACACAGGCAATTGGCTTGGGTGACCGTCCCTGCCCGAGGAGGGGGCACCGTTgttactctctctctcccatctcctggCATTTCCTGCTGCCACCCACCCCAAGGCTTTGTCCTAGGGACTTGACATCCAGAGGTTGATGTATCTTTACGAACCTGACATGTGAGAGACCACGTGATTAGCCCAAGTTTTCAGATGGGGAAACTAAGGTACAGAGTTAAGAGTCTTAACTTCTTCAGCTGGAGTTTAAATGTTCAAAATGGTGTAAGGCAGGTCTTCGGGGATCTGGACGATCAGCGCTGCTCAGGCTCATGTCTGGACTCCACAGCATGGCATGGCTAACCCAGAACCCCCTCCCATCCCCAAGTGTGTTCAGCTGAGCCCGGCCTGGACACCGCCGGGAAAAGTCAATAATGCCACAGGATCTCTGCCCGGGGCCCTAAAGGCCATCAAGATGACACCTTAGAAGGTGAGAGACTGTCACAGGTCAAAGAACCTGGGCGGGGGGCCTGGACAATGGAGTACAACGTGCTACCTAGTACTGGATCCTCAGAGATGGGGCCTTAGTGGAAGAACTGGCCAAAGGCAAAGGAAGTCTGGTGGGGTCACAGCAAGGTCCCACATCAGCTCCTTAAGCTGTGACGGATGCAGTGTGAGAGGCTGGCAATTGAGGACACTGGGCGAGAGGGATATGGGTACTCCATGTtgtctttgttacttttctgtAAACTTAAAATTATTCACCAGCTTCAGTGTCTCATACCTAAAACCctcacactgaggcaggaggattactatgaGTATGAAGCCAGTCTGGAggtacataatgagtttgaggccagcctgggctacaaagtaagaccctgtcaaaacaaacagtaaaaccaCTAGAACAAAAATGCATGGGGCAGAATATCCTGCCAGCCTCAGGCCCCTCTGTATAGTCTGTGGATAGTAGGACCCGCCTTATAGACACTGAAGATGGCATGCATCTGCCCTCATGTGACTGAGTTCTCAGTAAGTCCCCTGTCTCTGAGGCTCACTCTTCAGAGAGACAACTTCTCTTCACTAccccctcaccaccaccaccaccacaaggcCACAGACAAGAGCTCCTGGGCCCCTGCTTGCATTTGCGACTTCAGCCTAGCATAACACCAGAGCCTGGAGCAAAGGCAGAACCCCAGCCTCTAGGAGCTGAGCTGAGGCTGTGACTCAGAACATCCTTCCTTGGCTTTCCAAACTAGCCCAGGCCAAAGCAAGAACAAAACCACTTTTGACTTGGTGTGGCCCACCAAAGGTAGGTCTATTGAAGGAGCTAAATTAAAAGTAATCCCCAAGGAATACCTAATTCTACGAGACTGGGCTATGTTAGGGGCTAGAGAGGCCTCTGAAGACTCAGCGGGCTCTGCACTAAGCATACACTCTAGCTGTGGTACCTGTGCCCACAGGTCGACAGAGTGATACTCCCAGGGCCAGCTTTCTTCCTACCAGGCTAGATGCTTTCTTCTTCCAAACAGCTGGGTCCTCCCTTCCATCGTCTGTGGGATGTCTCCAGATTGGCCCACTCCCTGCAGAAGCCAGGCCATCCTTCTCCAAACATGGCCATTgtggggtttgaatgagaatagcccccataggctcattcTATTTAATGTTTGGTCCTTAGCTGGCAGAACTGTTTGGggaggactaggaggtgtggccttgctggaggaggtgtgtcactggggtgggctaggaagtccatgccattcccagttagctctctctctgccttatgggtcagatgtgagctctcagctcctgcaccagtgccatgcctgtctgctgccatgctccccaccatgatggtcatggattcagcctctgaaactgtaatccaacccccaattaaatgcctaagttattcttttatatttcattaaccataagttcccttggtcatggtgttttttcacaGCCGTGGAGAGGTAGCCAAGATGGTCATGTCCCCAGGGACCTGTgttttccactccctccctccctccttccctcttctctggtCACTGGTTCCCCGCACTATTCTTGGGCAAACTTCTGAGACTTGGCCagggctcagtcagtagagcgcttgcccagcacacacaaagccccGGATCCAACCCCCTGCACTGCACAGAGCAGGTACCGCGGcacttgcctataatcccagtgtttgaGAGACAGAAGAAGCAGGGTCAGAAACTCAGCAATataatgagtctgaggccagcctgagcatggtggcacaaggCTTTAATCCCCGCACTAGGGAGAGACAGGTGAAGtccttgagttcaagaccaacctggtctacacagtgagttccatatCTGCcagggagactgtctcaaaacaaaggaaagcaaACCTATGTTACTGAAGGGGTGACCACATGTACAAGCTAATTTCTATTACAACTGAGGCTATACGTGTACTCCAAGTACCAGGCTGAGCATCTCGCTATGCCCTTATCAAATGTTCCCACTAAACTATGTAGCTGGGACTTCCCTGCTCTCATGTTGAGCAGAGAAAATGAGGCTCAAAGAGGTGACAGCTGGTAAGGGGGAGTTTCAGGGCCATAGGTATAGGTCAGTGGCAGTGTATGGCTGGGTTCCATTCCAAaggccacaaaacaaacaaatgaacagcaacaaaaccaaaaccaggcaGACTTTTGTGCCCACACTCCCAACACTGAATCATAAACACAGAAACATGCCTTTCAAAGTGGAAAACTGGAAGGATTATGTCGCAGAACTGTGTTGCCGAAAAATTCAAATCAGCTCTGGGTCTGGATCCTGCTCAACATGCAATTAGAGGTCacttttgctgggcggtggtggcacactcctttaatctcagcacttgggaatcagagtcaggcggatctctttgagtttgaggccagcctggtctacagagtgagatccagggctacacagagaaaccttgtcttgggggaaaaaaaagagccaCCTTCATCCAGAGTCTCCATCTATCTCAGGTAATTCTTACCTGACTTTGGGGAGCTCTAGAGACCTGGcattgcttcatttttcagacaaGAACACAGAAACTCAGAGAGGACAAGTGACTTACTCCAGGCCACACTGGAGTGCAAACCTACTAGGAACTGAAGTCAGGTCTTTGGTTCTGGCTAGGGCTCTGCTATAGCCCCACCCAGCCCGTCCCATGAGCAAGGTTGAACCAGTCTGAGAGCCCACCCAGAAAACCTTTGGGGAACTCAAGGCATTTTCCCATCCCTTCTTTCCCTGTCTGAATGGCTCTTTCCTGGTATCCAGGCCTCTGCTTAACCTTGGCCCCTGCTGCCTCTTAAGGACAAACCCTTGTGCACCTGGCTATGCATCCCATCCAGTCCTACCTTGCCAATGACATCATTGCGGCTGAGTTTGTCTTTATCCATGAcagtgataatgatggtggtctCCCTCAGCTTCTCCGTGGGGATGTCAAAGGCGAAAGACTCATTGAAGATGGGGTTCAGATTCCTCTTCTTTGTTACCGTCTTCTTTTTCTCTACCCGCTTGTCTTTATACATCAGCCACACTTTCACGTAGGGGTCTGGGGGGCAGTAGAGGAAGGGTCAGAGGGGCAGAGTGTGTGTGTCAGGAGGATTCAAGGATCTCCATGCCTTTCTAGGTGCAGAAATTTAAGCGGGAGCTGGCTACATGCTTTCTAAGAGGGAGACAAGGCCGGGCCAGTGCAAGAAtgagagagattaggaataaTCAGCAGGTAAAACGACCCTGGACACTGCCCTAATGTTCTTATGCTAACGCTCCACTGAGTCTGCCCAAGGTCACATGCAAGTGGCACTGGAGATAGAATGGGGTCTCCCCACCACAATGTTGCCTTTCTTCCTGATTCAGGGAGGCCTGGTTGCCAAGATGACAACTGATCCCGAGTGTGTCCAAAGAGTTCTCACAGGTCTAGTCAGAGGAGCTGGGACTGGTCGAGGCCAGGGTTGGGGCCCCAAAACACTTATATCCTCCATATCCAAAGTGGCCCTTATGTGCCAGGAAGCCCTCCGCATCCCCTGCCCACCCTGTCATGATGAGGCTCAGCACCTGATGTTCCCCCGATGTCCATGGCTTTGAGGTTGCGAGCTTTGATGATGTTCACGATGATGGAGTTGGCAGAGGGGTTGTAGCAGAGAGACAAGAGCAGCTCCCCTCGGCTCCCCTGTAGGGCAACAGAGGGGGTGAGGCTGGGTCACAGGGAGGGGGATGCTCCCTTTGATCTCCCTGCAGGGATGATATGTGTAGGAACTAGAAGGGGAGGTGTGGCCAGAAAGCTGCAGGGTCCTCTGCCCTGCCCCGGGTAGTGCCAGTCTCTCTGCCTGTCACTGCTATGATATCTTCTCTCCTCTAGCAAGTCTGTGCTTACCCAGGGCTCCCAGGTCCATGGGCAGAGCCCTGGGCTCGCTCACTGCACAGCTCAGAAAATTTGCCCCAGCTTCTGAATCCCAAAGTTCTGCGGAGGCTGCCATCAGTTCTCCACTCTGAGTCCTACCGGCATCCTCTGCCAACCCTGACCACACGGCTCCAGTTAGAGGAATGAAAGGCCTTACACTCCCATCGCTGCATGGCTTCAGATCCTTCCAGAAGGTCTGCATCTGGGTCAGGTCCACCTTGTTGAGAGGGATGGACACCTCCCCAATGGGGTCATTGCGGCTGAAACGGTCATAGTCCAGGACCTGGAGGTAGAGGACCCTCTGCACCACTTTCTCATAGGGAAAACCTGGGTAGGGGCAGACAAGCAAGGTGAGGAGGGTTATTACAGCAACCAGAAAAGAAATTaggatggagggaagggagggatggggagagggaggaagaaaggaagggaacaatgggagggagaaggaaggcaggccTTGTGACTGGGGATGACCTTGTGTCCTCTGTCAGAGCCTAGGCCAAGGGGCCGCAGCTTACTGCAGTAGCACTTTCTGAAGTGCCAGAAAGAACTTTGTCTCATGAGACCCAACAGATGGGGGAACAGGCTCAGATGGTTTACATGCCAGTCCCAGGAGCAACAATAAGACCATGGCCATTAATGTGCTCATTGCTTGTATGTCCATTGCTGGTCTGGGCAGTGGCCCTCTTGCTCTCTGGATCAAGTCTGGGCAAGTGGCTCTGCCTGACCTAGGAAGACTGGGGACAGGGAAACTAGAAAGGTTCCCATGAGAACAGACCAGCTTCAgggactctgctttcttcttcccttcctccctaggCATAAGCCTACCTATCTGTTCCTCCTCCTAAACAGATCCCATATTATGTACTCAAACTACCAGTAActcttcccagcagccacaagaACGTCCAAACTGCCCTTCCTGCTCCCAAGCTTCTTCCCATGGTTCATTCTCAACACTGTGGccagattgatttttttaaaaatagacaataTCCCACAGCCTGCTCCTTTTAGCATTCCAGTGTACCCAGAAGGTTCCTAGTCCTTTCAAAGTGTGGCCCCAGTGACTTCCCACTGTGAGCTGGTACCCACTCTTTCCTCTGTGCCCAGGCTCCATCCCTATAGACTTTCCCCTGGTCCCTTGAAATCCTGGCTCTGCCTGCATCAGGACCTAACCCACAAGCCTCCACCATACCTGCTCCAGCCAATTCCCAACTTTTACATCTAGGTTCTCTTTCCTGGTATCACAGATGGGTGGACAGTTCCGTCACTACACACCCTGTGTCCTCAGCCATGAGAGATAAAGAGTGGTTTTGGGAGCAAGGGGCACATTCAGCTCAATGCCTCTTGGAGCCAGAGGGAATGGCTCCAAAATCTTGCTCGTCTCCCATGGTGGGAAGGAGTCAAAGGCCAGCAACAAACCATATCTTCAACAAGCCATATCAGCACCTTCTGGATATCAGGGTCTGCTCTAGGTGCTTTGAAAAGTTACTAATTTGTTTAATTACAATTATTACCTCTTTTATAGCTGAAGACACCAAAGGTTGGGTGGGATCTTGCTTAATGCCACACAGCTAGTAAATGAGAAAGCCGAGATTCGAGCTCAGCCTAGAGCAAGGGGCCGATGGagatgaggatgaggatgaaAGAGAAAGTCCCAGAAGGTTCTGGCACTTCTACTAGATGCATAAAGGCCCTTCACATGGTTGCTCCAGAGCAATAAACCTCTGAATGCCACAAGCTGGGACTCTAGCCTGAACCAGTCTCCTTCCTCAGTCAGTCTATGGCTTGTACATTGACATTTTTCACCTCCTGGGACCAATCTCAGCTAGAAGCAAAATGCATTAGCTTAATCGggcctgtgtgtgcatggaattagtgtgtgcatgcatcttatatgcatgtgtgtacacctgcCTGTTTGTGCTTGTACACGTGTACCTGCAGGCATGGGTTGGTTCATGTTTCTTGCCTACAGCCACATGTGTGGGATGGGAtcggtggggcgggggggggggcaagaggcATGCTGGGAGTGGCACCAGCCTCACCTTCAAAGAGGAAGGTCTCGTTCCAGTGTGGGTTCAGGTTCTTCCGCTTCACCTTGGTCTCCAGTTTGTGCTTCTTGTCGGGTAGCAGGTAGATCTTGACGAAGGGGTCACTGGTGCCACTGAAATCCTTGGCCGGCAGCTCCTGCGCCTTCATGACTTTCACGGTGAGTGTGGACTCCTGGAAGTTGTAGCCAACGCTGAACTGGATGCGACCCAGGTTTTCTCGGCTGCAGCCCTCATGGGCCTCATCCTCCTCGGAGCCTGGGGAGAGCTGCAGGGGAAAAAGATGGCAGGTTGGTGGGGAGTCTGTCTCCACCAGGCTCCTGGGCAGCTGGACAGGGCCCAAGGCAGCAGGACAAGCCAACTTCTCCTAGTCACAACATGGCTGGATACAGTAGTGGTCCATCACAGTCATGGCCAGTGAAGGATGTTCTGGCTCTGAGAGCCTGGACTTAACTACAAAGAGGGTGGGTAACAGGGCCAGAATGAGTCTGCCTCCTGGACCCCATAGCTGTGAGCAGGAGACCCAAATTCCCACCTCCCCTTGAAGCCATAATTCTGCTCAGTTCCAAGAGCCACCCTGAGCTGTCCtggcctccctcccctcctattTCAGCACTCTGGACTCATGGGAGGCATCCCAGCTCTTACACAGGAGGCTCTCTGGGGGCCATGGATGATGCAGTTTACAAGATAGTGTTCAGGAGGATGATGGGATGCTGAGAGGCTTGCCAGGCTGTCCCCAGGGAGTCTGACTGAACGAGGCTGGGGGTCCCTGGGCACCGAGGTTGTACCTCCAGGCTATGCCTGTTCCCAGTCCCCACTTCTCAGCATAGAGGATGGGCAGTAGTAGATAGTCACAAGGAGGGACTGGGAACCATATTTTCATCTTAACTAGGAAAGGGGTGAGGAAAGCAGTTGGGATCTCCCAGTCGGATTATTGCTCACAGGAATAATGGGAGGCCTTGAGGCTCTATCTGCCTAGTCAGGGCTTGTTCCCTGGTCCACATCGCCTTTCACCAAGATGGGAGTCAAGAATGGGCCTCAGGGAATTCAGATGTGACAAAATGGTAGGCATTTGCCTTCTCCCCACACTCTCTCAGAAAATCCCTGGGCCCCTCAGGCTTCCTGGAGTGACAGCCCCAGCTTCTCAACACAGACCATCACAAGTGAcataaggcagagagaggcacCTACCATGGTGAAGACACATCACCTTCTTACTGCCGGACCAGGCAGCTGTCACCCGCCTCTTGCTGAGGAGGCTCTGGCTCAAAGAGGTCAAGTCACATGTCCAAGTTCACACAGCAGTAGGGACCCTCCGTCTCTGATGTCATGCCCCGCTCTTTCTACCAAGCATGCCCAGGCCCCAAGTCATAGGAAGGCCCTCCCTGCAGCCTCTGAGAGCAAAGGCCTTCCTGTACCAAGGAGAAGTGATAGTGGCAAATACTGCACAGAGGCCAGTCACCTGCCGCAGGCCAACCCTACTGCTGTATGCCACCCACTTGGCATCTTTTGGGTCATCCTATATCTTAAGGCAGGCACTAGTATGTTCAAAGTTTGACTTGGAGCACAGAGATACTAGGCCACTCACCTCAAGCCCCCTGATTGACTGGCCGGTCAGAACTTGAAACCAGGTTTGTGGCCAGCAATGGTGGGAGCCTGGCTCCTGCCTGAACTTAGACCATAGTTTGAATCTGACCTCTGGCTCCACCTAGTGGCTAAGGAAGAATTgcaccaaactttttttttaattatatttttaattttttatgtctgtgtgagcctGAGGTTcacgtaacccaggctggtctctattTCTATGTTGAAAAGATGGTCTTGAGCTtctgatctacctgcctctgtcacctgacTTCTGGGACATGTGCCACCCCACCATCAAACAGTGCTTCGTGCATGTTAGGCGAGCATGCTACCACCTGCGCTACACGCTGATGCTCCTGctcaccccgccccccccccacacacacagctgatCTCGCTGCCCACAGGCTCTCTCCCAGGCCCACACAGGATGTGGCTTTCCATGCAGAGCCCTCTACCCCGCTTTCCCTCGGCCCACAGCAGCCCTCCCCTTCCCCTGAACGTCACTTTCTGAACCTGCAGGTTGGGGATCATGGAACTTAGACTGAGGGCTCCCAGGAGGGTGACCAGGCACACGGCACAAGTAGGCAGAGCCAGCCCAGACGACTCGAACACCAACTCCCTCTCATCTTATAGAGGCATCTCAGGCCACCATTTTCCCTTCGCTCTTGGCGGGAGCCGGGACTGTCTGGGTGGACTTTACTTTTGAAAGGGGCAGAGCATCTGTACCCACTTGCTTAGCTTTCTCAAGGCCCAGTCCTGAGGCCTAGTGAACAAGTCATTTCCATGGCAACCAAGCTGCCTAATTTTCCCTTCCCCTGCCCCAAACCTCTGTCCCAGAAGTAACCCTTAAAAGACATCAAGCTAGCCTGTACCAGGTCCCATGTTCCCCAGTGGGGAGGATTCTGTTCATCTCTAAGGTATCTGACTCCTGGTCCTCAGCTTCTGCAGCCTGGGGTCTGGAGAAGACCACGGGGTGAGGACATACTCTGTCCTGCTTATCTTTACTGTCATTGTTAACATCAGTGACCTCGCCCTGGCAGAGGGCTAAGCAACTGCCCTCCCACCTCCGGGCATCTGTGGAATATATGGGAGGGACACCGGCTTGTACTTCCTTCCGCTGCTTGAGTCTGCCAGCCTCTCCCTGAGGGCAGCAAGGGGCCAGCCAGCCGGCTGGGAAAGGGCTGTCCCTTCTGGGAACCCGACTACCAGGAAACAGCACCAATTAAGGGGCTGTGAGAGCAGGCAGGGTGGTCTGTGGTAACGGGCTGCACGGAGCAGAAGACAACCAGTCTGTACAAAGTTAGAGATAGGAAGTCACAAAGGGCCAGGCCAAGGGAAACGCAGCCTCGGGCTCCACCTCAGGCCTGATGCCTGGAAACCAGAATCCTTACCCAGGTGacctgtgtgactctgtgtgcaTATTGCTACTTGAAGACAGGTCAGGCTAGCAGGAAATGGTGGGTCTGGGTAGGTAGGGGTGGCTAGAACCCTGCCTCCACAGGAAGGGAGTCAAGGAGCCCTGTTACGTCCAGTAGAAAGACAAGGTGCTGGGTTCCCACCACAACCCTCTCCAAGCCCTGGAGGAACTTCTGGTCCACCAGATCTCAACCGGTTCTTGTCTGCTAACTTGCTATGCCTGTCCATGGGCCTCCCTCTAGGGATTAACCCAGCGTCTCTCTGGGAAGTACAAGTAGCTGTGACGTATTGTTACCACCAGGGGGTGCCATGAGAACCGCAACCCCAGCTTTGGAAAACAACCTAGACTGAGATCGAAGGCC of the Chionomys nivalis chromosome 8, mChiNiv1.1, whole genome shotgun sequence genome contains:
- the Syt7 gene encoding synaptotagmin-7 isoform X4, yielding MYRDPEAASPGAPTRDVLLVSAIITVSLSVTIVLCGLCHWCQRKLGKRYKNSLETVGTPDSGRGRSEKKAINDLDRDFWNNNESTVQQKWSSYPPKEFILNISPYAPYGDPRLSLKLPAGGKAVNTAPVPGQTPHDESDRRTEPRSSVSDLVNSLTSEMLMLSPGSEEDEAHEGCSRENLGRIQFSVGYNFQESTLTVKVMKAQELPAKDFSGTSDPFVKIYLLPDKKHKLETKVKRKNLNPHWNETFLFEGFPYEKVVQRVLYLQVLDYDRFSRNDPIGEVSIPLNKVDLTQMQTFWKDLKPCSDGSGSRGELLLSLCYNPSANSIIVNIIKARNLKAMDIGGTSDPYVKVWLMYKDKRVEKKKTVTKKRNLNPIFNESFAFDIPTEKLRETTIIITVMDKDKLSRNDVIGKIYLSWKSGPGEVKHWKDMIARPRQPVAQWHQLKA
- the Syt7 gene encoding synaptotagmin-7 isoform X5; this encodes MYRDPEAASPGAPTRDVLLVSAIITVSLSVTIVLCGLCHWCQRKLGKRYKNSLETVGTPDSGRGRSEKKAIKLPAGGKAVNTAPVPGQTPHDESDRRTEPRSSVSDLVNSLTSEMLMLSPGSEEDEAHEGCSRENLGRIQFSVGYNFQESTLTVKVMKAQELPAKDFSGTSDPFVKIYLLPDKKHKLETKVKRKNLNPHWNETFLFEGFPYEKVVQRVLYLQVLDYDRFSRNDPIGEVSIPLNKVDLTQMQTFWKDLKPCSDGSGSRGELLLSLCYNPSANSIIVNIIKARNLKAMDIGGTSDPYVKVWLMYKDKRVEKKKTVTKKRNLNPIFNESFAFDIPTEKLRETTIIITVMDKDKLSRNDVIGKIYLSWKSGPGEVKHWKDMIARPRQPVAQWHQLKA